GCGCGGCCGGATCGTCGCCGTCGAGGAGGGAAGCGGCGGTGGCCACCTCGACCTCAACGGCGACCTGCTGATCCCCGGCCTGATCGACCTGCACACCGACAGCCTGGAGAAGCACATCCAGCCTCGATCGGGTGTGCAGTGGGATCCTGTCGCCGCCGCGCTCAGCCATGACCTCCAGATCGCCGGGTCGGGCATCACCACGGTGTTCGACAGCCTGACCGTCGGCGCCGCCGAGACATGGGACAGCCGCGACGACCTGCTCGAGCCGATGATCGACGGCCTGCTCCGGACCACGCGGCACGGCATGCTGCGCGCCGAGCATTTCGTCCACCTGCGCTGCGAGGTCACCCATCCGGACATCGTGGCCCTCGTCGAACGCCTGATCGAAGGCGAGCTCGTCCGCTTCCTGTCCGTCATGGACCACGCGCCGGGCGACCGCCAGGTGCCGGACGTCGAGGTCTACCGGCGGCTGATCGCGCCGCGGATGAAGAACAACGATCGTGCGATGTCCGCCCATGTCGATCAGCTGATCCGCGCCTCGCGCACGATCGGCCCGGCCAATCGCCGGGCGGTCGCGGCGCTCGCCAACGCGCGCGGCCTGCCGCTCGCCAGCCATGACGACGCCCGGCCCGCCCATATCGAGGAGGCGGCCGCGCTGGGCGTCCAGGTGACCGAGTTCCCGACCACGGTCGAGGCGGCGGCCGCCGCGCGGACATCCGGCCTGAAGATCCTGATGGGCGCGCCCAACCTCCTGCGCGGCACCTCGCATTCGGGCAACGTCGCGGCCGGGACGCTGGCCGAGCGAGGCCTGGTCGACATCTTCGCCTCGGACTACGTCCCCGCCTCGATGCTGCATGCCGCGTTCGCCCTGTCCCGGCCGCCGTTCGACCTGCCGCTGCCGCAGGCGATCGCCTGTGTGACCGAGCAGCCGGCCGCTGCTGCCGGCCTGACCGACCGCGGCGTCATCGCGCCGGGCAAGCGCGCCGACCTCGTCCATGTCCGCATGGTCGAGGGCTGGCCGGTCGTACGCGCCGTGTGGCGCGAGGGCAGCCGCATCGTATGACTGCCGCGCGCTTCGCCCTCTACGCCGCGCCCAGCGCGGAAAGCCCGCTCGAGCATTTCGCGGCCGCCTGGCTCGGACGCAGTTCGCGATCCGGCGAGCCCGTCGCGCAGCGGGGCATGCCCGGCCTCGACGGCGAGCGCATGGCAGGCATCACCGCCTCCCCGCGACGCTACGGCTTCCACGCGACGCTGAAGGCGCCGTTTGCGCTGGCCGAGGCGATGTCGGCCGACGGATTGCACGAGGCAGCGCAGAGCTTCGCAAGGCGGCGCGCCGCGTTCGACCTGCCCCTCCGCGTCGCCTCGCTGGACCGGTTCCTCGCACTGGTTCCCACCGAGCCGTCGCCGGCGGTTCACGAGCTTGCCGACGAGTGCGTTCGTCTGTTCGACCGCTTCCGCGCGCCCGCCGACGCCGTCGAGCTGGCCAAGCGGCGCGCCGCCGGCTTGAATCCGCGCCAGGAAGCCTGCCTGACGCGCTGGGGTTATCCGTACGTCTTCGACGAGTTCCGCTACCACATGACGCTGACGGAGCGCTTGGCCGATCCGCTGCATGACGAGGTCCTGGGCCATCTGCGGCAGGTGACCGAGGCGCTCCTGGCCGAGCCGTTCCGCGTCGATGCCCTCGCGGTCTTCGAGGAGCCCGAGCGCGGCGCCCCGTTCGTCATGACCGCGCGCTATCCCTTCCTGAGCTGACCTCGGGAGACGGCTTGACGGACGGCCGCGCCGGACGGGTCACGATGAAGACGGCCACGGCCAGCATGACCGCGCCCACCGCCACCAGGATCCACAAGGACACGAGGCCGAAGGCGGCCAGGATCGCCAGGCTGGCGGCCATGGTCGCGATCGCCAGGACCTTCGCGCGCACGGGGATGACGCCGTGCTCGTGCCAGTTGCGCAAGGGCGGCCCGAACAGGCGGTGGCCGTACAGCCACGCCGCGAAGCGGGGCGAGCTGCGCGCGAAGGCCCAGAGCGCGATCAGGAGGAAGATCGTGGTCGGCATGCCCGGCACGACCACGCCGATCGCGCCCAGCGCCACGCCCACCCAGCCGAGGCCGAGATAGGCCAGGCGGCGAATGCCCGTCGCCGCCTCCGGCACGCTCATGCCAGAGGCTCCGCCGACTCGCGCGCATCGGCCTGTGCGAAGCCGGGCAAACGGACGCCGCGCGGCTGCCGGCTGACGATCCGGCCCGCATCGATCACCGCGATCTCCTCCATCGCATCGAGGCAGGACGGCCGATGGCTGACCATCAGCACCGTCCGCCCGGCCATGACCGGCGCGAGGCGTCCGAGCAACGCCGTCTCCGTCGCGAGGTCGAGTCCCTCGCTCGGCTCGTCGAGTAGCCAGATCGGCGCATCCCTCAGGATCGCCCGAGCCAGGGCGAGCCGCCGCGCCTGGCCGCCCGACAGGTCCGTGCCGAACTCGCCGGTCATCGTACCCAGGCCGTGCGGCATCGCGTCGACATCGTCGGCGAGACCCGCCTGGTCGAGAGCCTCCCAAAGCAGGCGGTCGTCGGCGTCCGGACGGGCGAGGCGCAGATTGTCGGCCACGCTGGCGTTGAACAGCTGCGGCCGCTGCGACAGCCAGGCGAAGCGCGCCCGGAAGGCGACCGGGTCCAACCTGGCGAGGTCGACGCCATCCATGCGGATCGTCCCGGCCGTCGGCCGCCACAGGCCGACGAGCAGCGCGAGCAAGGTCGACTTGCCGGCACCGCTCGGCCCGGTCACGCCCAGTCTTGTCCCGGGCGTCACGTCGAGGTCGATGCCCTCCAGCACCGCCGGCTGGCAATCGTCGTAGCGAAACCGCACGTTCCGGAGGCAGAGGCCGATGCCGGCCGGCAGAGGACACGGCGCCGAAAGCGTCGCGGGCTCAGGTGGATCGGCGTCAAGCGCCGCGACGCGCTGGGCGGCGCGCCTGACCGCCCCCAGCGTCTGGAAGGCCGCCGGCAGGGGAGCCAGCGCCTCGAGGCCGGCCATGACGGCGAAGACCGCAAGTGCGAGGAGCGGACCATCCAGCGCGCCCGCGGCGAGCAGCGACACGCCGGCGGCGAGCACGAGCCACAGCACGAGGCCGCCGGCGAGCGAAGCGGCCGCATCGCCCTGCGCCGCCGAACGCGCCAGCGCCTCCTGGCGCCCGGCGAGCACGCGGCCGCTTTGCGCGAGATTGCCGGTCCACCGCTCGACCCGGCCGTAGACGCGAAGGTCGGCCAGCCCCTGGACCAGATCGACGGAGCGGCGGCGGAGCACGGCGGCCGCGTCCGTGACGCCCCGGCCGCGGCGGCGCGCGAGACGCGCGGCCACGACGGGCAAGGCGACGCCGGCGAGCAGGCAGCCGATCAGTGCGATCCAGGCGAGCGGCGGGGCGATCATGCCGAGCACCACCACGAGGACCGACACGCTCGCGAGCGCGGCGACACCCGGGACGAGGACGCGGATCGGGAAGGCGTCGAGGGCGTCGATATCGCCGGTCAGCCGGTTGAGCACGTCGCCTTTGCGCAGGCGGCCGAGAGCGCCGGCGCTCCTGCGGCAAAGCCCCTGGAACAGGTCGACCCGCAGATCGGCCAGGAACCGCAAGGTGACCTCGTGGTTGACCAGCCGCTCCCCATAGCGCGCGACCGTCCGGCCCAGCGCGAAGAAGCGGATGCCCGCACCCGGCGTGAAGATGTCCAGGCCGACCAGCATCCCCAGCCCCGCCAGGCCCGATGCCGTCACGAACCACCCGGACAGGCCGAGCAGGCCGATGGCGAGCAGCAAGGCCAGGCTCGCCAGCGCCACCCCCAGGCATGGCCAGACGGGCCGGCGGAGGAGCGTGCGGGACAAGGGCTTGAGAACCGCGCGCGTCATGCCCGTTCCGCCAGGCGCGGCTCGGGCACGGCTCCGATGGGCATGAGCCGCCCGTCCTTCAGATGGAGGACGCGATCGGCCCAAGCCAGCGCCGCCATGCTGTGCGTCGCGATCAGAACGCTCCGGTCGTCCGCCAGCCGGGCAAGCGCCTCCAGCACCGCGGCCTCGTTGGCCCGGTCCAGTCCGGCCGTCGGTTCGTCCAGCAGCAGCACCGGCGCGTCCTTGAGAAAGGCGCGCGCCAGGGCGACCCGGCGGACCTGGCCCCCGGACAGGCCGAAGCCGTCCGGGCCGACGCGGGTCTCCAGGCCTTGCGGCAAGGAGGCGGCGAGGTCGGCCAGGCCGGCGGACGCGCACGCCGCCTCGACGTCCGCCTCGTCGGCGTCCGGCTTCGCCATGCGAACATTGGCGCGGACGCTGCCGTGAAACAGATGGGGGCTTTGCCCGATCCAGGCGATCCGCGCGAGCCAGTCGCGCTCGGCCAGGGAGGCGCGGGCCACGCCGCCGATCGTGACCTCGCCGCGCCAGGGATCGATCAGGCCCAGCATGACCGCGATCAGCGTGCTCTTGCCGCTGCCCGACGGCCCGGTCACGGCGAGGCGGTCGCCACGGGCGAGCGTCAGGTCGACGGCGTCCAGCACCGGCTCGCCCGGCGCGTAGCCCGCCGTCACGCCTGCGAGGCGAAGGGTCGTATCGCGCGGCATCGCCCGCCGCGCATCAGCACCCTTGCCGACCGACGACCGGCACAGGGGCTCCAGGATCCCGGCCGCCGCCATCGCGGCCGCGCGATCGTGGTAGCTTTGCGCCATCTGGCGAAGCGGCCGGAAGAACTCCGGCGCCAGGATGAGGACGAACAGGCCGTCGCGCAGGGTCATCGGCCCGCCCCACGTGCCGAAGGCGTAGAAGCCCAGCAGGCTGAAGCCGACATAGATCGCAAGCAGGGCGATGGCGAGCGACGCGAACAGCTCCAGGACGGCCGAGGACAGGAAGGCGATCCGCAGGACCTCCATGGTCCGGCGGCGAAAGCCGTCGGCCGCATCGCGCACGCGCCGGACTTCCGCGTCCTCCTGCCCGTAGAGCCGCAGGGTCAGCAGACCCTGGACCCGGTCGAGGAAGTAGCCGCCCAGCCTTGCCTGCTCGCCGAGCTGACGGCGGCTGGCCGCCTCGGCGCCCATGCCGATCAGGATCATGAAGGCGGGAATGATCGGCGCGCTCAGCATCAGGATGAGCCCCGATGCCCAGTTGACCGCAAGGACCGCGCTCCCCATCGCGAGCGGGAGAAGGAGCGCCAGGACAAGGTCGGGCAGGAAACGCGAGACATAGCGGTCGAGCGCCTCGACCGGATCGATCACCAGGCTCGCGATTTCTCCCGACGGCCGCGCCGGCGCCCACGGCGTCCGCAGCGCGCCGACCAGATCGTCGCGGACGGCGGTCTTCACCCGGCGGGCCGCGCGCGCGCCGGC
Above is a genomic segment from Geminicoccaceae bacterium SCSIO 64248 containing:
- a CDS encoding alpha-D-ribose 1-methylphosphonate 5-triphosphate diphosphatase; translated protein: MIETPEDGAREIVLANAEVVTPEEVVRGRVVVVRGRIVAVEEGSGGGHLDLNGDLLIPGLIDLHTDSLEKHIQPRSGVQWDPVAAALSHDLQIAGSGITTVFDSLTVGAAETWDSRDDLLEPMIDGLLRTTRHGMLRAEHFVHLRCEVTHPDIVALVERLIEGELVRFLSVMDHAPGDRQVPDVEVYRRLIAPRMKNNDRAMSAHVDQLIRASRTIGPANRRAVAALANARGLPLASHDDARPAHIEEAAALGVQVTEFPTTVEAAAAARTSGLKILMGAPNLLRGTSHSGNVAAGTLAERGLVDIFASDYVPASMLHAAFALSRPPFDLPLPQAIACVTEQPAAAAGLTDRGVIAPGKRADLVHVRMVEGWPVVRAVWREGSRIV
- a CDS encoding DUF1045 domain-containing protein; the protein is MTAARFALYAAPSAESPLEHFAAAWLGRSSRSGEPVAQRGMPGLDGERMAGITASPRRYGFHATLKAPFALAEAMSADGLHEAAQSFARRRAAFDLPLRVASLDRFLALVPTEPSPAVHELADECVRLFDRFRAPADAVELAKRRAAGLNPRQEACLTRWGYPYVFDEFRYHMTLTERLADPLHDEVLGHLRQVTEALLAEPFRVDALAVFEEPERGAPFVMTARYPFLS
- a CDS encoding YbaN family protein codes for the protein MSVPEAATGIRRLAYLGLGWVGVALGAIGVVVPGMPTTIFLLIALWAFARSSPRFAAWLYGHRLFGPPLRNWHEHGVIPVRAKVLAIATMAASLAILAAFGLVSLWILVAVGAVMLAVAVFIVTRPARPSVKPSPEVSSGRDSARS
- the cydC gene encoding thiol reductant ABC exporter subunit CydC; the protein is MTRAVLKPLSRTLLRRPVWPCLGVALASLALLLAIGLLGLSGWFVTASGLAGLGMLVGLDIFTPGAGIRFFALGRTVARYGERLVNHEVTLRFLADLRVDLFQGLCRRSAGALGRLRKGDVLNRLTGDIDALDAFPIRVLVPGVAALASVSVLVVVLGMIAPPLAWIALIGCLLAGVALPVVAARLARRRGRGVTDAAAVLRRRSVDLVQGLADLRVYGRVERWTGNLAQSGRVLAGRQEALARSAAQGDAAASLAGGLVLWLVLAAGVSLLAAGALDGPLLALAVFAVMAGLEALAPLPAAFQTLGAVRRAAQRVAALDADPPEPATLSAPCPLPAGIGLCLRNVRFRYDDCQPAVLEGIDLDVTPGTRLGVTGPSGAGKSTLLALLVGLWRPTAGTIRMDGVDLARLDPVAFRARFAWLSQRPQLFNASVADNLRLARPDADDRLLWEALDQAGLADDVDAMPHGLGTMTGEFGTDLSGGQARRLALARAILRDAPIWLLDEPSEGLDLATETALLGRLAPVMAGRTVLMVSHRPSCLDAMEEIAVIDAGRIVSRQPRGVRLPGFAQADARESAEPLA
- the cydD gene encoding thiol reductant ABC exporter subunit CydD, which codes for MQRSTAATSLPEPRGPADARRWLQARLGPARAALCVAIASGLVGGGCVIGQAWLIASVLHWAIVDGAALSGLVLPFAAMLALLLVRALCVWLAQAAGARAARRVKTAVRDDLVGALRTPWAPARPSGEIASLVIDPVEALDRYVSRFLPDLVLALLLPLAMGSAVLAVNWASGLILMLSAPIIPAFMILIGMGAEAASRRQLGEQARLGGYFLDRVQGLLTLRLYGQEDAEVRRVRDAADGFRRRTMEVLRIAFLSSAVLELFASLAIALLAIYVGFSLLGFYAFGTWGGPMTLRDGLFVLILAPEFFRPLRQMAQSYHDRAAAMAAAGILEPLCRSSVGKGADARRAMPRDTTLRLAGVTAGYAPGEPVLDAVDLTLARGDRLAVTGPSGSGKSTLIAVMLGLIDPWRGEVTIGGVARASLAERDWLARIAWIGQSPHLFHGSVRANVRMAKPDADEADVEAACASAGLADLAASLPQGLETRVGPDGFGLSGGQVRRVALARAFLKDAPVLLLDEPTAGLDRANEAAVLEALARLADDRSVLIATHSMAALAWADRVLHLKDGRLMPIGAVPEPRLAERA